The genome window TAGTCATGATCTAGTGGGTGAACCAAACGGAGTGTGTATTTACATTTTTTGATTCGTATTTCGTCGCCTGGCATAACGGCTAAAATCACATGACCATCACAACTTACTTGTAATTCTTCATGATTATTTGTGGCTACAACCAGTTTTATTTCACTGTCGCCATCGACCACAATTGGACGAGAGCTTAGCGTATGCGGAAACATTGGCACTAACGAAAGGGCATTTAAGTTTGGTGTCATAATAGGACCACCGGCCGACATAGAATAAGCTGTTGACCCTGTTGGCGTAGACACAATAATTCCGTCAGAGCGCTGTGAAAACATGAATACATCATCTAAATAAACCGCAAACTCCATCATACTGGCAACTTTACCTGGATGAAGTACAGCTTCATTCATAGCACTATTAGAGCTTTTTAGCTGACCATGGCGATAGACTTCTGCTTGAATTAAAAATCGTTGTTCTGTTTTTGAGTGACCATCTAAAATAGCTTCAAGAGGCTCAATCAAGTTATCAGGCGATAAATCTGTTAAAAAACCTAAGTTGCCGCGGTTAACACCAAGCACAGCAATGTCATAACTTGATAAAACTCGGGCAGCACCTAGCATATAGCCATCGCCACCGACAACAATTGCCAAATCAGCCTGCTTGCCAATTTCAACAATATCAAAGGTATGAATGTCTTCTTTATTTAGTTTGTTGGCCACGGCTGTTTCTATCATGACTTGGTAGTTATTACCTTCCAAATAATGATGAAGCGCTGCAATAGTTGCTAAGGCTCCTTCATGCTCGGGTTTACCGATAAGGCCTATTGTTTTATACATTTTAGTCATTTAAATCGTGCTAATTTATTGTTTATTATGGCAGTTTTACCGACATTTTTCCTATTGTAAAGAGCACATATGCTAAATAGTTAAAAAATCTCCTTGAAACCTTTAATAAAGCCCCCATAATTATCACAATTATGAATTAAAAAGTCCGGTTTAGGACGAAATGATATTGTGGAGTTATCGATGACTACTGAGTCAACAAATACTGATAAAGATGTTTCAGCAAGTGAAGCTGAATTGAATGCAACTGAAGAGCAAACGGTTGAACAAAGTGATATAGAGCAAACTGAAACGGTTGAAGACGAAGTGGTTGTAGAATTAACTGCAGAGCAACAAAAAATTGCTGAACTTGAACAAGCGTTAGCAGCTGCACAAATGACTGTTGCTGATCAAAAAGACTCTGTTATTCGAGCTAAAGCTGAAGTAGACAACATTCGTCGTCGCAGTGCGCAAGAAGTGGATAAAGCGAAAAAATTTGCTTTGGAAAAGTTTGCCGGTGAAATGCTAAACGTAGTTGATAACCTTGAACGTGGTTTAGCAACAATTGATGCTGAAGCAGAAGAGCAAAAATCTGTATTTGAAGGGGTAAATTTAACCCTGCAAGGTTTGTCCTCAGGCCTCGAAAAGTTTGGTGTTAAATCGGTCGATCCAAAAGATCAACCTTTTAACCCTGAATTACATCAAGCCATGTCGATGCAAGAAGTTGAAGGTGTTCAGCCAAATACTGTTATTGCAGTAATGCAAAAAGGCTATGAACTGAACGGCCGTCTTATTCGTCCTGCGATGGTTATGGTTTCAAAATAAACCTAATACCAATCTGCATAAATATATGGTCAACTCAGTGATTATCAAACGCTCGAGAGTAATCAAAATTTGAAGTAAATAGTTATTCTATATTCTTGAAGTTTTGGGCCGTTATCGTGGGTTTGATAAGCATCCAAAGGGCGATTGTTCTTTATGTAGAATGGTATAACACTGAATTCACCATAAAAGAGCAAGCTAGTCTTGCTCTTTTTTTTACTTCAAGGAAGAAGGAATGCAAACTGCCATGGACCGCTCAAACGCGTCCATGCGAACACGGCATTCAATACATCCTATATCTCATGGCAATAAGTTTGTAACTCATTAGATTGATTGATCAAAAAGTCTATTTGTTGTTGTAAAACTCTGCTTTGTAAAATTAATTGGCTATGTGTTTTTACTCTAGCTAATAATATTTTGGGGATGATAGGCTTAGTTATGTAATCTACCGCTCCGATCTCTAGCCCTCTAACGACGTCCTTTACACTTGCTAACGCGGTAGTAAAAATTACTCTTATATTTTGAGTCAGTGGATTTGATTTTAGTTGTTTACAAAATGTTAAACCATCAATTTCGGGCATCATTATATCGAGCAAAATTATATCGGGTGGATTATTTGAAAGGCAAATTTTCATCTAAGAATTAGCATTGTTAGCTGCCTTCACCTTAAATTTACCTTTAAGTGTACCAGTAACGATTTCAATATTTGAGGGTATATCATCAGCAATAAGTATTTGTATATCTTCAAGCCTGGCTACGTTTTTAAAATGATGGTTTATTGCAGACTTTGCTAGTTGCTGTTTATGGTTTCTTACTGGAAATTCAATGGCATTTATCAATCTTTCTTCAATGAGTGAAGATGTCAGTGGCAGTACAATGTACTCAGTTATACCAAGCCTGATTAATTAAATTTGGCGCAATAATATTTAAGATCACAACTATAGGTAATTTAAAGAGGTTCTTATTGGATCTAATGTGGCTAATCAATAGCTTGATATATTCATCGTTATTGTTTTGCCAATAACAAATTACCAAATCATATTGCTTAGCTTTTAAATAATTTTGACTTTGTGCTAATGAGTCAGCCAAATTACTACTAAAATCAAAGTTTGCGATATACTGCACAGTATTATCGTATTCTCCATTAGCAAAATTAACCAATAGTACTGATTTTCCTTGTAAAATTTCAATAGAACTTTCCTGCATATTTCCCTTAATAAAGTCGCAATTTTCAATACTCTTTATATACTAGATTAAAAGTCGTATAAAAATTCGTAAAAATGTATTCTTTTAAAAAAATATTTTTCAGCTCACTTTGTTTACTTTTACAAATTGTTTGCCTTGAAATTAATGCACAAGAGTTATCTGCTGATTTAAAAGCATGGGCAGAGAAAAATCCTGTTATCTCAATTGCAATCGATTCGAGTCTTGCTCCTTTGGACTATCTTGATGAAAATGATAAAGCCACAGGGATCGGAGCACTGTACCGGAATGAATTAAATAAAATCCTGCCGGTAAAGTTAGAGGTGACTTCCGCCTTAACATTTTCTGAAGTACTTAGTGAAGTGCAAACCCACCAAGTAGATGCATTATCTTTGTGTTCCTATACAGAGTCGAGAGCAGGAACGGTTCTGTTTTCTAAGCCAATCCTTTCCAGGGCGTCAATTTTAGTGGTAAGTAAAAGCTCTACCATTAAAACTATTTCCGACATATCCAAAAATAATACAATCGGTGTAGTAAAAGGCTTTGTGAATTTAGAGCACGCGATTGCTTTGGTTGGCCACAATAATTCAATTCAAGTCGATAATTTAAACTTTGGTTTAGAGCAAGTTCATACCGGGGAGTTGGATGCTTTTATTACTTCTTCCGTAGGTTTAATTTATGCTGAAAAAGATCAGGTAGAAGACAGGTTTCATACAATACCTTTAAATCATCTAAGGGCCTTTGACTTAGGATTTTGTATTGATACCAATAAACCGGAACTGCAAGCAATATTAAACTGGGGAATTGATCAATTAGGCAATGATGCTTGGCAGAATATTAGCTACGATTGGACAAATTCATTAAAAAAGCAACCACTAGCTTCTGAAGCTTTTAGTATAGACTATCAATTTTATCTATTTATATTGGCAGGTATTTTAGCGTTAATATTTATGGTTATTGAAGGTCGAAAATATGCAGATGAAATAGCGATTAAATTCGGTACCGAACGCTTTAAAGCAATTTATATAATGGTTGTTGTACTTATTTTATCTATATTAATCATAGCAGCAACTTGGTATTTACAGGATTTTAAAAAGCAATCATCAGCCAAAGTAGAACAAATATTAGATTTAAGTCAAGATCGAATTTCTAATGATTTAAATAATTGGTATAACTCACGACTTTTACTGGTAAAGCAGGTTAGTAGGTTACCTTTATTTAAGCAACAAGTTGAAGCATTAGTAACAGCTAAAAACAGTAATGATACTAATGAAATTAGCAATGTCAGAGATAGTTTACATCAATTCTTTGCGCAACGACCCTCAACAACATTAAATGCCCGTGGATACAATATAATATCCACGTCAGGAGTTAATTTACTTAATCATATTAATGAACTTACTGGTCAACAAAATGCAATCACTCAACAGCGTATTGATATATTTAAACAAGTCCTCAATGGTGAAACAAAATTTATACCGGCGGTAAAACCCCACCTAACTTCGTCATCGGAAGAAAATCGCGAAAGTTTTATTTATATAGCTAGTCCTGTCTTTGATAGTGACGGTAATATTATCGCTGTATTCGCCTTAAATTTTGATCCGCTAAAAAGTTTTACTTCAATTTTTACCCAATTAAAAAAAGGTGAAACATTTGATGCTGTAGCTATAGATGTTAATGGTCAATTAGTTTCCGGTAGTCGATTTCAAAAAGCACTAATAAAAACAAAGAAAATATCGATAAAACAATCAGCCATATTAAACGTATCTTTACCAGATACACAAAATAACCAGATTGTACAAAGTACAATATTAGGCATTGGTGGGAAGAGCTTTTCAGGTTATCTAAATTATCGAAACAAATTGGTTGTTGGGACTTGGAAGTGGCATAAGTTATTTAATATCACTACCGTAGTTGAATTAGATTTTGAGGAGTTTGAAGAAGAATATATACAGTTAAGAGATGTTCTGTTTAGCATTTTATCGGTTACAATTTTTATTCTCATCGCCTTGTCATCTTTCATGTTTATTATTTCACGACGAGCAAACGAAATTAACAATCGTTCAAAAGCTGAACTAGAAAACTTGGTTGCTCATCGAACTGAAGAGTTAGCAAATTCTGAGCGTAAAAACCGTTCGGTATTAAGCTCTGTTGCCGATGGTATTTTTGGTATTGATAAACAAGGGAATTGTGTATTTTTTAATGAGTCGGCTTGTACTCTATTAGGCTTTACTGAAGCGGAAGCTATTGGACAAAACTACTTAAATTTGTTTAACCATACAAATGCCGATGGCTCTGAAAATACGATTGAAACGAGCATCATTGCCAATGCAATTAAAACTCAAAAAACTATTCGAGTTTCTAACAATGTATTTTGGCATAAGGACGGTGAAAAGATTTTTGTTGGATACTCAGTGGCGCCGATCACGTCAACGGATGATGGCTTGGTTGCCGTCGTAGCTTTTAGTGATATAAGTGATAGGTTGAAAGAACGGGAAAGAATTGACAGTCTGTTAGAGACTGCGCCAATTACTATGTTGGTAGTAAATCAGAGCGATTTGATTGTACAGGCCAATGCAACAACTCAGCGGATGTTAGGTTTTACGCCAAATGAATTAGTTGGTCAGCCATTATCAACGCTTGTGCCTGAGCACCGGCGAGCAGAGCACCATTCTTTCACATTGGATTATTGGAAAGATCCTGTGATCCACCGCAGTGGGATTGATGACGGTGCTCTTGACTTGCTGACTAAAAATGGTGGGAGCATTGAAGTCGAGTCGGTTTATACGCCAATTAACATTGCCGAAGAACAACTTTTAATTATTTCCATTCGTGATATTACCCAAGAGAACTTGGCGAAAAAAGCCTTAGTTGCAGCGAAACAATTGAGTGATGAAGCGAGCAAAGCCAAATCAGACTTTTTAGCCAATATGAGTCATGAAATCCGAACGCCAATGAATGCGATTATTGGTATGTCACATCTAGCTTTAGAATATGATTTAGACAATAAGCCAAGAAATTACATTCAAAAAGTACATAAAGCTGCTGAATCATTACTTGGTATTATTAATGATATTCTCGATTTTTCAAAAATTGAGGCTGGTAAGCTAGATTTAGAACGAATTGATTTTCACCTAGAAGATGTTATGCACGACCTGGCTAATATTATTGGCTTGCAAACCCATGAAAAAGGCTTGGAATTATTATTTAATATCGCCCCCGATATACCAATATATTTAACCGGTGATCCGCTTCGTTTAAATCAAATATTAATTAATCTTGCTAGCAATGCGGCAAAATTTACCGAGCAAGGGCAGATTGTTATTTCAATCAAGCTGGTAGAGCTTGAATCTAAACAAGTTAAATTAAGATTTGCCATACAAGATTCCGGTATAGGTATGAGCGAAGAACAATTACAAAAACTGTTTAAGTCATTTTCACAAGCCGACTCATCAACCACTCGTAAATACGGCGGCACTGGCTTAGGTCTTACTATTTGTAAAAAATTAGTCACTCTTATGGGCGGAGATATCTGGGTTGAAAGTAATGTAGGTAAAGGAAGTTGCTTCTTTTTTGATGTCTGCTTAGAACTACCTAAAGGTCAGGTGGAACAAAAATTTACTGAGCAACAAATGCAAATGTTGGCCAATAAAAATGTTCTCATAGTCGACGATAATCCAATGGCACTGGAAGTACTGCAAGCAATAATGAAATCATTTAAGTGTAATGTCATTACTGCAACAAATGGTCTTGAAGCTATTGCTGTTGCGCAAGCATTTGACAGTGAATTCGACTTTGCCTTAATAGATTGGAAAATGCCGGGCATAGACGGTATTAAAACTATTGAAAAATTAAAAACACTAGTGTCAGATAAAACCAAAAATTTTATTATGGTTACCGCTCATGGCCGAGAAGAAATAAAACGCTATGCCCAAGATGTTGGTAGCGACTTTATTGATAGCTTTATAGCAAAACCAGTAACAGCCTCATCTGTATTTGATGAAATGATGCACTTAATGGGGCAGTCATTTATCGAAACCAATCGTACGTTGAAAAGAACAAATGAATTACGCCAAGATCAACAGTCCTTAGCGGGGGCAAAAATTTTGTTAGTTGAAGACAATGAATTAAATCAGGAACTTGCGATGGAATTGTTAAAGCAAGCAGATATCATAGTTGATCTTGCTGAAAATGGTGAACAAGCGGTGAATATGGCTAATGAGCAAACTTATGATGGTATTTTAATGGATCTGCAAATGCCAATTATGGATGGTTACACGGCTACCGGAATTATTCGCCAGGAATACCCTAAACTTCCTATATTAGCGATGACTGCAAATGCTATGGCTGGAGATAAAGAAAAAGTAGTTGCTGCAGGCATGAATGATCATATTGCCAAACCCATTAATGTTGGTGAAATGTTTGCCATTATGAATAAATGGATAAAGCCAAGTGGACTGTCTGTAACTCAAAAGCAAGGCATAGCTGAGCAAGTCAAACAAATTGCTAATATAGAAAAACCAGTTGTTACTGATATTACACTAGTTAGCTTTAGCCATATAAATATTAGTTCCGGCCTTGCTATATGTAATGGTAATGCAGAACTATATACCCGCTTATTGAAGAAATTCACCTCTAATCAAAGCTCATTTTATTTAAGCTTTAATGAAGCATGGTCTGAGAATCAAATAAAAGATGCCACGTTAATTGCGCATACATTAAAAGGTGCTGCCGCAAATATCGGAGCTAAAGTCTTACACCAGCAAGCTGGTGAGTTAGAAAGCGCTTGCGTCAATGAGGAAGAAACTGAAGTCATTAGTAGCGAATTTCAATTATGTAGTCAAAAGTTACAGCTAGTAATGACTGAGTTAAATGAATTTTTTGAAAAACAAGACTCCTTAGAAAATGGCGCTACACTTAATAAAGATGAACCTCTATTTGATTTACACGCTTTATTGCCTAAGTTAATCGAGTTATTAGCTCTTGTTAATGAGTTTGATGCTGATGCAAGCGAATTGGCGGAACATATTATGAAGGAGATCGCTGCGAAAGATATAAAGCAAAACTTTAAAGTAGTATTAAAAGCTATTGAATCATACGACTTTGATCAAGCGACTGTGCAATTAGTACAGTTTTTAGATAAACATAATTTGGAATATTAAATGAGCGAACAATTCACGGTATTAATTGTTGATGACAACGCCGATAATATTGACGTGTTAAATGGAATTTTACGACCATTTTATAAAGTTAAAGCTGCGCTAAATGGTGAGTTGGCATTAAAGATTGCTAATGGTAAGCAAAAACCCGATCTTATTTTACTCGATGTAATGATGCCGAAAATGGATGGCCATGAAGTGTGTCGACGCTTAAAAGCTAGCCCGGTAACCTCAGATATCCCAGTAATTTTTGTCACCGCTAAAACTGAAATCGCCGATGAACAAAGTGGCTTTGCTTTAGGAGCTGTTGATTATATTACCAAGCCGGTTAGTGTGCCTATTGTTCAAGCCCGGGTAAAAACTCAACTAGCGTTGTATGATCAACAACGAGAACTAGAAAATAAAGTTAAAGAAAGAACCAAAGAATTAGAAAATACCCGAGCTCAAATCATTAGGCGATTAGGTAGAGCGGCTGAATTCAAAGATAATGAAACCGGTATGCATGTAATTAGGATGAGTTGCTATGCAAAGTTTTTGGCTGTTGAAATTAATGCAAATAGTGAATGGGCTGAATTACTGTCTAACGCGGCGCCAATGCATGATATTGGAAAAATAGGTATTCCAGATCATATTTTGCTAAAGCCTGAGAAACTTAATGATGAAGAATGGCTAGAAATGCAGCGCCACGTTGAATATGGAGTAGAAATCTTAGGTAACCATGATTCACCGTTATTATCTCTTGCAGTTGAGGTTTGTGCCTATCATCATGAAAAGTTTGATGGTAGTGGTTATCCAAACCAACTTAAAGGTAAGGATATTCCACTAAGTGCTCGGATAGTCGCAATTGCTGATGTTTTTGATGCGCTAACTTCTGAGCGCCCATATAAAAAGGCATGGAGCATTGAACAGGCTTTTGCTTTCATTGATGAGCAGTCAGGAAAACATTTCGATCCAGACTTAATCGCACCGTTTAAAAATTGTTTAGAGCAAATCAAACAAGTAATGTGCGAATATGCTGATGAACATGAACGTGCCACTTTTGGTAATGTGTAGTGGAGTATCAAGTGTTATTACCGCTTTAATTAACTATTTTTACAAAAAAGTTCATTTTTTTTAATTTTTTTTATTTTTTCTATTGAAAAATAATTACACCCACCCCACTTATTGAATATCAAAGAATTATCTGAAATATTTTAAGTGGAGATCCTCAAATGGGCAAAATTATTGGTATTGACCTTGGGACAACAAACTCATGTGTTGCTGTATTAGACGGCGATAGCGTACGTGTTATTGAAAATGCAGAAGGCGATCGTACAACTCCTTCTATCATCGCATACACTGCGGAAGGCGAAACGTTAGTTGGTCAACCAGCAAAACGTCAATCAGTAACGAACCCAACGAATACATTATTCGCTATCAAGCGTTTAATTGGTCGTCGTTTTGAAGACAAAGAAGTTCAACGTGACATCTCGATCATGCCATTTGGTATTGTTAAAGCTGACAATGGTGATGCTTGGGTTGAAGCAAAAGGCGAGAAAGTAGCGCCACCACAAATTTCTGCTGAAGTTATCGCAAAAATGAAAAAGACTGCGGAAGACTTCCTAGGTGAATCAGTAACTGAAGCTGTTATCACTGTTCCTGCATATTTTAACGATTCACAACGTCAAGCAACTAAAGATGCTGGTCGTATTGCTGGTCTTGATGTAAAACGTATCATCAACGAGCCAACTGCTGCTGCACTAGCTTACGGCATGGACAAGCAAGAAGGCGATCGCGTAGTTGCTGTATATGACTTAGGTGGTGGTACATTCGATATCTCCATTATTGAAATTGATGAAGTTGAAGGCGAGCACACGTTTGAAGTTCTAGCGACTAACGGTGACACACACTTAGGTGGTGAAGATTTCGATAACCGTTTAATCAATTACCTGGTAGCTGAATTCAAGAAAGATCAAGGCATGGATTTAACAACCGATCCACTAGCGATGCAACGTTTGAAAGAAGCGGCTGAAAAAGCTAAGTGTGAGTTATCTTCGGCACAACAAACTGATGTTAACTTACCTTACATCACAGCTGATGCTTCTGGTCCTAAGCACATGAACATTAAAGTCACTCGCGCTAAATTAGAGTCACTTGTTGAAGATATGGTTAAAGCGACATTAGAGCCGTTAAAAATAGCGCTAGCTGATGCTGACTTATCAACGTCTGATATCACCGATGTGATTATGGTTGGTGGTCAAACACGTATGCCTATGGTGCAAGAAGCGGTTACTAACTTCTTCGGCAAAGAGCCACGTAAAGATGTTAACCCTGATGAAGCTGTTGCATCTGGTGCTGCAGTTCAAGCCGGTGTTTTATCTGGTGATGTTACAGACGTGCTTCTACTTGACGTTACTCCATTATCTCTTGGTATTGAGACTATGGGCGGCGTGATGACTAAAGTTATCGATAAGAATACAACTATTCCAACTAAACAGTCACAAACGTTCTCAACAGCTGAAGATAACCAATCTGCTGTAACAGTACACGTTGTACAGGGTGAACGTAAGCAAGCATCACTAAACAAATCTTTAGGTCAATTTAACCTTGAAGGTATTGACGCAGCGCCTCGTGGTACACCACAAATCGAAGTTACTTTTGATATCGATGCTGATGGTATCTTGCACGTAACGGCGAAAGATAAAAATACTGGTAAAGAACAAAAAATCACTATCAAAGCATCATCTGGTTTATCTGACGATGAAGTAGAGCAAATGGTACGTGATGCTGAAGCTAACGCTGACGCTGACGCTAAGTTTGAAGAGCTAGTTACTGCTCGTAACCAAGCTGACGGTATGGTTCATGCTACTCGTACGCAAATTACTGAAGCTGGTGATGATTTACCAACTGAAGACAAAGACAAAATTGAAGCTGCATTAACCGAACTTGAAGAAGCTCTTAAAGGCGACGACAAAGAAGCTATTGATGCAAAATCTCAAGCAGTAATTGAAGCGTCTGCAAAACTTATGGAAATTGCTCAAGCTAAAGCACAAGCTCAAGGCGGCGCAGCTCCTGAAGGTCAAGAGCCACAAGCTCAACCTGCAGACGATGTAGTAGATGCTGAGTTTGAAGAAGTAAAAGAAGACAAAAAATAATAACTAACTAAGTACACCTTAGGTTAGATATTTAATAAAGCGCTGCAGAGACTTAGTCATGCCAGCGCTTTATTGTTTAAAACGAAAAAGTTGAAATAAAGATTATTATGTCAAAACGTGATTATTATGAAGTTCTTGGTTTGTCGCAAGACGCTGGTGAACGTGAAATAAAAAAAGCTTACAAACGCCTTGCAATGAAATTTCATCCTGACCGCACCAAAGGTGACAAGGATAAAGAAGAGCAATTTAAAGAAGTAAAAGAAGCTTACGAAATTTTAAATGATGATCAAAAGCGTGCTGCTTATGATCAATACGGCCATGCAGCTTTCGAGCAAGGTGGTCACGGAGGCGGCGGTGGCTTTGGTGGCGGTGGCTTTGGGCAAGACTTTGGTGATATCTTTGGCGATATTTTTGGCGGCGGTGGCGGCCGAGGTCGTCAACAACGTCAACAGCGTGGTTCAGATTTACGCTACAACTTAGACCTAAGCCTTGAAGAAGCCGTTAAAGGTAAAACCGTAGAGCTTAAAGTACCAACTTATGTGAACTGTGATCCTTGTAAAGGTAGCGGAGCTAAAAAAGGCACTTCAGCAAGTACTTGTCAAACTTGTCATGGCCATGGCCAAGTACAAATGCGCCAAGGTTTATTTGCGGTACAGCAAACCTGTCCAACGTGTTCTGGTCGCGGTAAGGTGATTAAAGAGCCATGTACATCGTGTCGTGGTCAAGGCCGAGTTGAGAAAACCAAAACATTATCAGCTAAAGTTCCAGCAGGGGTTGATACTGGCGATAGAATTCGTTTATCTGGTGAGGGTGAAGCCGGTGAAATGGGCGCACCAGCAGGTGATTTATATGTTCAGGTTAATGTGCGTGATCATGATATCTTTGTTCGTGATGAAAATAACTTGTACTGTGAAGTACCAATCAGTTTTACTACAGCTGCGCTTGGTGGTGAAATTCAAGTGCCCACACTAGACGGTAAAGTAAAACTGAAAATACCTAGCGAAACTCAAACCGGAAAAATGTTCCGCATGCGTGGTAAAGGTGTTAAATCAGTGCGCAGTTCAATTACTGGCGACTTAATGTGTAAAGTTGTAATAGAAACGCCGGTAAACTTGAAAACTGAACAAAAAGAGTTACTTGAACAACTACAAGCGAGTATGGGTGAAGGTAAAGACGCCGCTCACTTTCGTCCGAAAGAGCAAGGTTTCTTTGATGGCGTAAAAAAATTCTTTGATGGTTTAAAGTAATAAGTTAATGAAAACTGGTAATCGAAAGGCTGCAATTTTTTGCAGCCTTTTTTGTTTGAATAATGTCTGGATAATTATCCTTTTCAAGGATAATGTTAGTTTAAAGTCGGCCCACCTCAAGGCTAGTTTAGGTCTGGCTGATGTGAGCCTTGAATAGCGTGAATTGATTCGTCAGTTTTGGTAAAAAATTACTCGTTAGATGAGTATTTTAGACTATAATAGTAATACTTAATTTTAGGAGTTAACAGAATGGTTTCTATTAAAAAATTCTTCGTTTTAATATTTTTTATGGCTGTTACTGGTCCGGCACTATCTGGTTATGATGAAGCTTTAGATTTGATCAATAGAGGCGAATTTATTGAGGCTGTAGAAGAGTTAAAGCCACTCGTTGAATTAGGCTACCCACCTGCGCTGTACCACCAGGCAGCTCTTTATGAAAATGGTCAAGGTGTTAAAAGAGATCAGGTTAAAGCGTTTGAATTATACACGCGAGCTGCCAATCGAGGTATAGCTGAAGCTCAGTTTTCCTTGGCGCAAATGTACCTTGAAGGTAGGGGGTGCACAAAAGACACAACACAAGGATTTGAATATACTCGTAGAGCGGCTGATAAAGGTTTAGCTGCTGCTCAATATAATTTAGCTGTAATGTATCAAAAAGGTGAGGTTACAACTCAGAGTTATCGCAATGCGGCAATTTGGTATGAAGATGCAGCAATGCA of Thalassotalea fonticola contains these proteins:
- the dnaK gene encoding molecular chaperone DnaK, which codes for MGKIIGIDLGTTNSCVAVLDGDSVRVIENAEGDRTTPSIIAYTAEGETLVGQPAKRQSVTNPTNTLFAIKRLIGRRFEDKEVQRDISIMPFGIVKADNGDAWVEAKGEKVAPPQISAEVIAKMKKTAEDFLGESVTEAVITVPAYFNDSQRQATKDAGRIAGLDVKRIINEPTAAALAYGMDKQEGDRVVAVYDLGGGTFDISIIEIDEVEGEHTFEVLATNGDTHLGGEDFDNRLINYLVAEFKKDQGMDLTTDPLAMQRLKEAAEKAKCELSSAQQTDVNLPYITADASGPKHMNIKVTRAKLESLVEDMVKATLEPLKIALADADLSTSDITDVIMVGGQTRMPMVQEAVTNFFGKEPRKDVNPDEAVASGAAVQAGVLSGDVTDVLLLDVTPLSLGIETMGGVMTKVIDKNTTIPTKQSQTFSTAEDNQSAVTVHVVQGERKQASLNKSLGQFNLEGIDAAPRGTPQIEVTFDIDADGILHVTAKDKNTGKEQKITIKASSGLSDDEVEQMVRDAEANADADAKFEELVTARNQADGMVHATRTQITEAGDDLPTEDKDKIEAALTELEEALKGDDKEAIDAKSQAVIEASAKLMEIAQAKAQAQGGAAPEGQEPQAQPADDVVDAEFEEVKEDKK
- the dnaJ gene encoding molecular chaperone DnaJ encodes the protein MSKRDYYEVLGLSQDAGEREIKKAYKRLAMKFHPDRTKGDKDKEEQFKEVKEAYEILNDDQKRAAYDQYGHAAFEQGGHGGGGGFGGGGFGQDFGDIFGDIFGGGGGRGRQQRQQRGSDLRYNLDLSLEEAVKGKTVELKVPTYVNCDPCKGSGAKKGTSASTCQTCHGHGQVQMRQGLFAVQQTCPTCSGRGKVIKEPCTSCRGQGRVEKTKTLSAKVPAGVDTGDRIRLSGEGEAGEMGAPAGDLYVQVNVRDHDIFVRDENNLYCEVPISFTTAALGGEIQVPTLDGKVKLKIPSETQTGKMFRMRGKGVKSVRSSITGDLMCKVVIETPVNLKTEQKELLEQLQASMGEGKDAAHFRPKEQGFFDGVKKFFDGLK
- a CDS encoding tetratricopeptide repeat protein, which produces MVSIKKFFVLIFFMAVTGPALSGYDEALDLINRGEFIEAVEELKPLVELGYPPALYHQAALYENGQGVKRDQVKAFELYTRAANRGIAEAQFSLAQMYLEGRGCTKDTTQGFEYTRRAADKGLAAAQYNLAVMYQKGEVTTQSYRNAAIWYEDAAMQNYALAQFNLALLYFDGLGVTKNMEMSYIWNRVAAFNGYEPAEKSMNLDSKKLSREQIKSARERADELYLKITPDEKDYKPFSFDG